The following are from one region of the Epinephelus fuscoguttatus linkage group LG11, E.fuscoguttatus.final_Chr_v1 genome:
- the LOC125897075 gene encoding intermediate filament protein ON3-like produces the protein MASIRSMTVSRSSGTFGGPVGSGSSRRYASSLQLSSGPRMSSASVMLPYGGQVAFGRGQSSGGYGGGGGSYSRYSFIGSGMGGGGGGGGRGFQISGGMGGMGSMGGMGGMGGMGSMGGMGGMGGMGIGGGQITKVTVNQNLLAPMPIDIDPTIQTVRTQEKEQIKTLNNRFAQFIDRVRFLEQQNKMLETKWSLLQDQTTTRSNLDAMFEAYISNLRRQLDGLGNEKVKLEGELRNMQGMVEDFKKKYEDEINKRAAAENEFVLLKKDVDAAYMTKTELEAKADALQDEINFLRAVYEAELAELQGQIKDTSVIVSMDNSRNLDMDAIVAEVKAQYQEMADRSRAETEAWYTQKYAAMEASAGQAGDDLRSTKSEIAELNRMINRLQSEIEAVKGQRANLEAQIAEAEERGELAVKDAKARIRDLEEALQKAKQDMARQVREYQELMNVKLALDIEIATYRKLLEGEEDRIACGGAQAAVLIQTQSSSFGGGGGGGYGGGGGGGYGSGGGGGGYGGYGGGGGGFGYSSSYSSGGGSGGGGGSSSTVITRSTTSSSSRSSRAF, from the exons ATGGCTAGTATAAGATCTATGACTGTTAGCAGGTCCAGCGGTACTTTTGGTGGTCCTGTTGGCAGTGGCAGTAGTCGCCGATATGCAAGTTCTCTCCAGTTGTCCAGTGGACCTAGAATGTCATCTGCCTCGGTGATGTTACCTTATGGCGGTCAGGTTGCTTTCGGCAGGGGTCAGAGCAGTGGTGGTTATGGCGGTGGTGGCGGTAGTTACAGCCGTTATTCTTTCATTGGTTCTGGTATGGGTGGCGGAGGTGGCGGAGGTGGCAGAGGTTTCCAAATCTCAGGAGGTATGGGTGGTATGGGTAGTATGGGTGGTATGGGTGGTATGGGTGGTATGGGTAGTATGGGTGGTATGGGTGGTATGGGTGGTATGGGTATAGGTGGAGGGCAAATCACTAAAGTAACAGTCAACCAGAACCTACTGGCCCCCATGCCCATTGATATCGACCCCACCATCCAGACTGTCAGAACCCAAGAGAAAGAGCAGATCAAGACTCTAAACAACCGCTTCGCACAGTTCATTGACCGG GTCCGCTTCCtggagcagcagaacaaaaTGCTGGAGACCAAGTGGAGCCTATTGCAGGATCAAACCACCACCCGCTCCAACCTTGACGCCATGTTCGAGgcctacatcagcaacctgcGCAGACAGCTGGACGGGCTCGGCAATGAGAAGGTGAAGCTGGAGGGAGAGCTGAGGAACATGCAGGGAATGGTGGAGGACTTCAAGAAGAA gtATGAAGATGAAATCAACAAGCGTGCTGCTGCGGAGAATGAGTTTGTGCTCCTGAAGAAG GATGTAGATGCCGCCTACATGACCAAGACTGAGCTGGAAGCCAAGGCTGATGCCCTCCAGGATGAGATTAACTTCCTCAGAGCTGTCTATGAGGCG GAACTGGCTGAGCTCCAGGGACAGATCAAGGACACCTCAGTCATTGTGTCGATGGACAACAGCCGAAACCTGGACATGGACGCCATTGTGGCTGAAGTCAAGGCTCAGTATCAGGAGATGGCTGACCGCAGCCGTGCCGAGACTGAGGCATGGTACACACAGAAG TACGCAGCTATGGAAGCCAGTGCAGGTCAGGCTGGAGATGACCTTCGCAGCACCAAGAGTGAGATTGCTGAACTCAACCGCATGATTAACCGCCTTCAGAGTGAGATTGAGGCAGTCAAGGGACAG CGTGCCAACCTGGAGGCCCAGATCGCTGAGGCTGAGGAGCGTGGTGAGCTGGCTGTGAAAGACGCCAAGGCTCGCATTAGGGACCTGGAAGAGGCTCTGCAGAAAGCCAAACAGGACATGGCCCGCCAGGTCCGCGAGTACCAGGAGCTCATGAACGTCAAGCTGGCTCTGGACATTGAGATTGCCACCTACAGGAAGCTtctggagggagaggaagacag AATTGCCTGTGGTGGTGCACAGGCAGCTGTTCTCATTCAGACCCAAAGCAGCAGCTTCG gtggtggtgggggaggCGGCTATGGcggtggcggcggcggcggctatggcagcggcggcggcggcggcggctaTGGCGGTTatggcggcggcggcggcggcttTGGCTATAGCAGCAGCTATAGCAGCGGTGGTggaagtggtggtggtggcggcagTAGCAGCACAGTCATCACAAGAtcaaccaccagcagcagcagcaggtcttCCCGcgccttttaa